A region of the Melanotaenia boesemani isolate fMelBoe1 chromosome 6, fMelBoe1.pri, whole genome shotgun sequence genome:
TGATTATCCTCCTCTTTCACGTGAGCTGCCCCATCAGTCTCTCGCGTCTCCttatcttcatcctcttcttcctcttgttCCATATCTCAACCCGTGGCTCCTCTTCTTCCATGCTGTCCAAAACTTGTTTCAAGGCATCAGGATCAAGCAGCGTCCTCTGGCCGGGGTCCCCACCTTCATACTCCCGTAGAATGCCCAAAGATTTCTATCAGGCAACGTCTGAATAATTCAACCACCAACTCTAATAGACCAGGCAGCTGTATAAAGAACACCAACAGAAGTATTAGACATAATCACAACAAAGAACGCAATGAGCAGCCTACCGTTAAGAGATCAATATTAAGTCTCACCGTGTTGAGATCAAAGGTAGAAATACTGTTGTCATCATACAGGAGAATATTGATGGTATCTAAGGCCCACGTACTTTCAGCCAATAAACCAGACTTTAATGACATCATGGACTCTCCAGGCCTCTGGGGTTTCCTAAAAAGCAAGGAATGAAAAGCAACATTGGTAGAGGCCACTTTCTGTGCAATAACTTGAATCTAAGAAATAAATGGTGGAATGGTGTCAGTATTTATCATTTGTTGTCATACCAATATCTTTCACTGTGAGTCTGCGTCGTGGTTTCAGGACAGGATGTGTAGCTTCTATGGAACCCGGGGAAAAGGCATATCTCGCCTTATTAGAGGCGACTGCACTGGAGGGGGCACTATGTGAGATGCAGGCACTGGAGGGCCAGCCTTGTGCATCTTCATTACTCCGTGCATATAAGGAGATTTAGCTGGGTGATGTCCGGCTCTCCATTGGGGCGGGGCATGGAAGCTGGGCTGGACACCTGTGGAATGTGGTTCTGCACCCTGAGGGGGCTGGTAGTTGGACTGTACTGATCGAGGCATGGCTGGCCAGGCCCAGCTGACCATAGGGTAGGCTGCCGAGGGCCCTCTGACCCCCCCACTGACCCTCATGATTCAATGGCGCTTGCCTCTGTTACATCATATCCTCAGAGCGGTTCATGCCAGGGTAACCAGGTCCCTGGGTGGGCCTGCAGGGCCACCCTGTCGGTTAGGGTAGCTCTGATAGTTGATATCTCGAGGTCCCTGCCACATGCCTCCCTGAGGGCCATCAGGACCTGACTGCATCATCTGAGGGGCATGTTAGGCTGAGTATTGGGGGTCCGGTCCGCTCCCTGCATCCCGTCACGACCAAAGGGAAACGGGAATTGATTGCCGGGCCAGGTGGACGACGGTCAGGCAGGGTAGGGCCCACTGCCGCCATACTGATTGTACGACTCCTGCTGCCCTGAAGAAGGTGCAGAGCGCCTCCTTGCTGCTGTTGCTGAGGTGCTTGTTGACCACCAGGGAAGGGCCCGCTGTACTCTGTCTCATGACGTTTTGATGGAGGGTAACCTCCTTCCACAGGACGCTTGTAACTCTACAGAGACAATTTTATAACACAGCGTCTCAATAAAACGGTGGTAATAATGAATTAGTTCACAATATACTAATTGTCATTCAAAATTAATGGTACTTTTAGTGATTGTACAGACTTATACATAACTTTAAATAAGAGGATTCCAGAGTTAGTTGGATTTTAATGTAGTACTGTTGTGGTACATTCCAGGCTGCTGATTTGGGTAAGAACCAGTAGGGGGCGTTCCCTGTCCAGGATACGATTACCATAGGAATCATGCCTGTAAACATTATGCCTTGTCAGTTTGACCATGGAAATGTACTGCGCCTCTCACTCAGTTAAGACAAGCACCCACTGgcaccaaaacacaaaaaataagtaACAATTCTTTCAATTTGCTTTAAATGACCCAAATGTCTTATTACAATATGATGATGAAATGCAGAAATCCAAGGTACGGTGTATACACATGATATTGTCATTCTGTCCTACCTTGGTTATTATACATTTCAattaattttcacatttaacaAAGTCAAATGCAAAGGGCTGTCaacatttattaaagttttagaatgaatatttaatttaatattcatGAATCTGACCAAAACATTGTGcatctactttttttttgcacaaccCTGATAAATGAGAAAGGagctgtttgaaaaaaaatttttttttccccaactgaagcatttgtcattttttccagcatttctttAGCCATCCGACACTCAAAGATTATgaattacaattaaaaaatctttacatgAAGAACACTCAGTTAATTTGCCAGTGGTCGAGACCaatcaagtgtgtgtgtgtactgacCGTGGCTGCTGTGGTGGGAAGCGATTTGGCGAATACATCCCGTGTCGGTGTTGGCAGGCATCATAGGGTTTGGCTGAGGAGCACCAGATCCCATGTTGCCCTCTGGGCCCATTCCTGCTCCGATCTGGGAGAAAGTACAACAATACACAACAATAGgtttttatctaattttctaCTGATTAATAATTCTATTCAACTGATAAAAATAATCGCAATACAAGTGTTAAAATAACACTGTTtatcaataaaaattaaagtaaaaaaaaaaagaagaaaaaaaggcaaccTGGATAATTAGCCTGGGACTAACACTACTTTGGTACAAAAACGTTTTTATTGAATCCTCTAGAATCAGTGTGATGGAAGTACACTTACACGGGCATCATCGTAGTATTAGAGGTGCTTAAACAACCTCAACCATAAAGTAAAGGACTTTAAATCcaaagaaatggagaaaagggACAAAAATTTTCTAAGAAATGAGAACTCAAACAGTATTTGGTAAAAACTTTGTCCACTAATTAACAGTTTCTGGTCAAATCTTATGTATAAGCATAAGAATCAGCACCAGAGGTTACTGAGCAACACTCTACCAAAATCATATATTACACTATTCAACTAcgatatgaatgaatgaatgaatgaatggatatgcctatttttataaacaaacacaagtgAAATCACTCATATGATGGGGAATAAATgtaatttctatattttccaaaataatgttttcattcttttactgtaaacattttatttgatttttacatAACAAAACCATGCAAGACCATTTCAAGTGTGTAAGACGACGGAACATTTTAGGGTTTCATTTCTAAGTCAATCGAATGTAAACTGATTCTGAATCGGCAATTAAAATAGTGATCCAAGTGTGATTGGTCATGAAAAAGGGTTAAAATTAGCAATAGTTTAATTGTCTGTGTCCTATTCAACAATCCCTCCCTCCTATCGTTAGCCTGGTCCATAAGGATACTGCTTTCGGGCCCAATGGCATTGTGCCATGGCCCCAGGCGGTCCTCTGTTGAATGGAGGCTGCTGTTGtggcgctgctgctgctgctgttggtcaCCTACTACGCTGTTAGGGCCCTGGTTAGCAGGCAGAAACTGCTCCCGACTGCAAAACATTCAGAATTAAACCAATTTAGATGACCTGCCCCCgcttttaaacttattttcatGAATCCAGGCAATGCTCCCACCTTTCCGCATGTTACTAAAGGGGTCCTTGTTGGGTTCGTAGGGGCCCATTCTACCTTGCATGTCTGGTGTGTTCATGCCAGATTGATAAGTGGAGTTGGGGGTCATGTTCTTCCTGGGGAAAGCAGGATCGCTTCCATCAGAGAAGGGGTCTTGCAGGTTAACACTGCTCCTGGTATAAAGGCAAATgttataaagaaacaaaaagaaattagttACACTAATCTTTAAGTCATTTATAAGACAAGTTAAAATTTTATACAACAGTCACCTGGACCCGGGAGGCATGGGGGGCATCTGGGTATGAGGAGTGGAGGCCGGTGTGGGAGGTTTTAGGTCCCCCCCCCTCAGCCATAGAGCTGCTGGTTGACTGGGGTGTCTGAGGGCCCTGCAAAGAACCTGACCCAGCTGTGGAGCAGAGGGACGCTtcagtttgaaataaaagaGGAGCAGACAAACACGGTACAAGACTTTAATGTCACTGCAATAAAGCCcgctggttttttttttccccttcactttttgtttttacgtTGTTTAGATGTGGGTCACTGAAGCGCATGCGTATCTGAAAGATCAAAACAGCTCTAACCTGGAGAGGGTGGCTGAACTTTAGCAGCTTGGTTCTTTTTGTTGTCTGAAAAGATCTCAGGAGGAGGGTCTTCACCACGCTCAATTTTGCACTCAAAGGCATACAGACACTGGATGTACTGCTTTTTCAAAGAACTGGCAGCACTGCTGGATGTACCCACATTCAAGGTAGTGGCCAGATCACGCCATTTTTTACTCTTATTCACCTAAAACACACATCAAGTCAGGCATAATTAGAAAAAAGCGATAACAGAGGGCCAACACCACATGTACTTCAGAATTAATTGTTCTTATAAACGGCATATTAACCTGTGTCATTCCTCCAATCTCTTTGACTGACATATATAGCCGGAAGAGGTCAAGGGGTTTGCGTCCTACAGCAGGAAGGTTGCTCATGCCCATTGCTTTCTCTTCAATGAAAGCCAAATAACGGTCAACCCACATCTTCCTGTCCGGCTCTGGTCCAAGCTCATACAAGCGAGTTATGTTTTCACTGGTTGTCGTGGAAGAGTTGGATTTCTGTTTTACGACagatttacagttttaaaacaaaatgagaatCCAACTCCAAAAGACTTTCAGAAACACTTGGCAATTTTATAAACATGTTACCTTGGATTTAGAATCTGGTTTGGGCGTTCCACTCCCATCTACCTTGTTATTCATCTTGTTATTAATCTCTGGACTAGCAGCCATACCTACATCAGGAAAATTGTACTAGAATTAGTCAagatgttgctgcatcagagcTGAAGCTAGGCACATCTCTGTACAACTTACCACTTGTGTTATTGGCCATGTTTGGCCCCATGGGATAAGGTGCTCCACCTGGAGTGTTCATCATTCCAGACATGCTGTTCATTGGTGGGCCATACGGTGGACCAGAGCCCATCATGCCTTGAGAAATGTTGGGGTAACCAGGCATCCTGGGAAAAAAGGGGACATTTTTAAGACTATGAAGCACTCAGCAAAGCACTGGCTGAGAAGCCATCAAGGATAGCTCGTGAACCAACCTGTTGTGCATTGAGTTTGTGGCTGCATGTTGCATGGCTGTGGGATCCTGGGGCTTTCTGTTCATTCCTGGTGGGGGGCACATTCCTGAGCCTGGCATGTTGCCCATATTAGGAGGCATGTTTGGACCCATGCTGGGGCCCATATTGGGACCCATATTGGGGCCATAAGGACGAGCTCCCATTTGATTAGGAGGCATCCTTCCTGGAGGCATGCCAGCATATGGCGGCCCTCCACCCTGTCCTGCCATGGGATTCATGGAGCCCATGCCTTGTCCAGGATAGTTGGCATTGGGCATGTTGCCATAGCCAGGTTGTCGGGGATAACCTACAGAAGACAGCATGCCAACAGCAAATAGACTTAAAGTGAGCCAATGGCTCTAACCATACACTAGTCATGAAacataaacaagtaaaaaataacaatCACTCCAACACAATGATTATTATTTGTGCTGTTCTGTTATAGTTACAACTCTTTTCCTAAAAATCTCTGAAAGACAGACTTTTTCCCCCCTAACCGTCTGCTAGCACAAAGAGTTATGCACCCAGTGCAACAAGCCTTTGTCACAGTTTCAGCTCTACTGACAGGAGGCTCTGCTACGTCAGCTGACTCTCTGCTTCACAGCTATAAATAGCTGCAACAGAGTCAGAGGGAGGGACCAACGATAGCATGGTATTCCTATGAGGCAGTAAAATATATTCCATAGGTTTGTCTAACAGAATTTGAGCACATGAGCAGGTTAAAATAGTTGACTATAAACTGTGTAGaacatttaacaaaacacaaaccaagctttttaactctttatttattctaacaacatttaaaaacagaatgaagtaTTTTAGTCAAGTCAAAGCCAGACAGAGACAAGTACAAACCTTGGGGGCCGTATTGTCCTCCCTGCTGCCCGTAGCCCCCCATGGAATTGTTTTGCTGATATGGGGCCATCCCTGGATGCATCTGTCCCCCAGACGATTGACGAGGTGACAGTGCAGAGGCTGACTGAGGAGAGCCATACGGGGGCATCTGAGAGTTTCTCTGCATGAACCCTGAAACAAATGGACATGAGAAATAGGTGATGCTTAGACTCTGATGCACAAGGAAACACTCTAGAAGCACTAATCTTTGTGCACACTAAAAACAGCTATTTACCTCTGTCCTGGGCCATAGGAGACTGACTCATTGCAGGATGTAGGCTGCCATCTGAATGCACACTTGATGGCCTGGGAGGCATCTGAGTCCCTAAAACCATAATAGTGGCGTTTAATAATGAAGTTTGTGCGGGTACAATGCCTGGCTTCCACAGATGatcttgaaaatatattaaaataatctgGTATTATAATTTgtctgagttaaaaaaaaacaaacaaatgttcaTATTTGTGCCTGCTCTCCCATCACAAAAATATAAAGTCAGTGATAATTATACCTCTTTGAGAACTACACTAAACTTAAGAGGATACCTGATGTGTCCCATCAGACAATGAATCTTTTATTTGcaccaaaataaaagcaaaacttgtaaaaaaaaaaaaaacaactatttgtAGCATTAACGTTTTGATCAGACTTTTGTCAAAATCAAGCTCAActtacaatgtaaaaaaatacagtttgtgAGCAAGAATTGTCCATTTGAACTAAACAAACCGTTAGGATGTAGCTATGATCTCAGTGTACCTTAGGATACCAAATGCAGCTGTCAGAGCattcagtaaaaatgtaattacaggACAACTTTAATGTTGCCTTTTTATCCAAAACAGAGCAGCCTGCATCTGCTAAAACAAGAACATTTTCAGTTCAATAATTCCTCTTAAGGACACTTCCTGCCTCTCAGAAAGCTGCACACAGTTAAAAATTAAGAATCAGGGCTTCAACTTTCCATCCTGTTAGATGTTACTTCCACTGAGACTTCcactctgttttgtttctttatagaGGATCATGTCAGTGCTTTGGcgtttaagaaataaaaaatcaacaTATCGAGCATAGATACAGCTTATTATCGAAGTCCAGGTTTCAGAGTTTGATAAGAGATTAGTTTTAGTGATCCGATgaattcatttcttttaaatctctGAAATGAAACAGGCTCGTGTTTTCAAGAGTAACAACTTGTAAAAATACCAAATCTGTAATAAATTAACAGCAAAAAGTCTGTTATTTATCACACGTCTCACCAGGCATGTTGGCGGGTGACAGTGGTCCTGTTCGGGGTGTGCTGGCACTGGCGGGGGAGCCCGCTGGGGAAGGCGAAGGCCCCCGAATGCCTGGTAGGTGAGGAGACGTATGTGGAGAGAAGGGCGACTGAGCAGGGTTACTCTGCTCACCTTGGCTGCTTGACACACCTGATGTGCCGGGACTCAAGGCACCCTCTGTACCTGTAGGCAGGTCATCGATGGACCCCGATAAATCCTGAAAAATACCAACAGAAAGAAACTAAAATGTACAGTCaacatggaggaaaacaaagcaaaaaaaaaaaaaaaaaaaaaattcaagttaTGATTCCAAAAGATGGGCCTGCTgtcatgttttgattttttacttaattttcaGCATTTACTTTCAGTGCTGAGTTTATTTATTGGCTGTAGTATTAGTGCACTGCAACTCCTTATCTTGAGACATGAGTGGCACAGATTCAAATACTACACACGCACACCCCTCGAGGCCTTTGTccttatttatctttttcataGAAAAATGAGTGTGCATTAGTGCCAAAGGTTGTCATGGTTACTAAGGTTTGTAGGAGGCAAGTAGCAGAGTCAGCAATGAGCCGCAGCCTTGCCATGTGAATTTAATACacacgtttttttttattcatcacatTTAAGGCTTTTTCAAACTAAAATTTATATTTGGAATATTCATTTTAGCTCAGGTGGGTTCAGATTCAACCCGATGTGTACAAACAAGTCAGTTCTGCAGGTCATGAAGTCATTCAATGTGACAGGTAACTCACCAATTAGAATACAGTCACCAAAATAGCCCAATTCATTTTGTCTCCAAATTTGGTGACTGACAATGGTcagtctgcaccaagatgtaaTGCCTGGGTATATTTATGTTCTCTGGCATTAAAAGGAATTCAAAAGGAATGCATATGAATAGTATCTGTAGGTGTTTACCATCTGCAGCAAATTGACAGGTTATTAACACTGAAAAGTACTGATGAAATTATTTTgggttgttgtgtttttaatggtcTTATTCAACTAAAAGTACACAGAAGAGATGAGCACAAAAGATCACAGCTTATAGTGCGTTTGACTGCAGATAAATTAAACCTGCTTGTGACAATATTTCCAAATGGCCTCTCACTGGTCGTTTTGTGGATACCAGTGTTCAGTCTTCTTAATTCTCATCCAACCAAGTCAAACACATCTTTTTCACACAGAGGCATCTGCCTCAACCATCACAGAAGTGCAGCAGCAAAACACAAAGTTGAGAAATCAGAGCAGCAGAAAGCACAGCAACCACAATATAAGCAGAGTAACAATATGCTGTTAAATCATTTGATTTCAAAACTTATACTGTAACTCACCAcattaaaatgttcttatataGCCATATTTTGGGGTAATAAAACTGTAATACATAACTATAGAATGTCTTACATTATGgtgaaaagcaaaaacacagtgttaaaaaaacacaggtGTGAGAAAAAGCTTTTTGAGTTCCAGCAGTGGTTTAAAAAGCTTTACTGACCGGAAGACTGGAGGGGCGGCCTTGACCATCTTCTGGACCAGATTTAGGTTGAGTGGATGGAGGGACGCTGGACTGAAATGAGTCCTGGGAAACATCCTGATTAAGAGTCAAAGACAAGGTTATTTATAACAAAACATTCaaagaaaaattataaaaatgactATGGTGCAAGACTGAGGGATGTACCGGCTGTTGTGGAGGAGGAAAGCGCTGATAAGGTGACTGCTGtgcttgctgctgctgctgagcatTCTGCGGGTAAGCTGTAGGCTGCGCCTGTGGATGTTGGCTGTGTCCTGATGGCTGCTGTGGATGAGACTGTGCCTGCTGTTGCTGTGAGGGGGACTGCTGAGGGCCCTGTGTGGATCCTGGGTAGCTGGATTGGCCTTGTGATCCAGGAGTAACCTGGGAACTTGGCTGCTGTGGGGTCTGATTGGGAGGCCCCTGCTGTTGGGCATAGGGAGACTGGCTAGACTGTGGGG
Encoded here:
- the arid1aa gene encoding LOW QUALITY PROTEIN: AT-rich interactive domain-containing protein 1A (The sequence of the model RefSeq protein was modified relative to this genomic sequence to represent the inferred CDS: inserted 11 bases in 10 codons; deleted 5 bases in 5 codons; substituted 2 bases at 2 genomic stop codons), encoding MAAQVASAATLNTNPPSELKKPDRDPKEESVPGEKQSDKKQPGLDGGSPGRGDLQDGADGGNAGGGGEPEMKNGNGNPPRANNNTQNDSVGPEGNNHPGLVHHHGPAFPPPSYGYSPHYGRAPFHQHGGQQSPGMAAAAGPVVQSSNMMDPYQPNSHEHGFSNHQFNNYNPFPNRTPYPGQAYAMNSPRSAQAPTAGGQPAKQQPPPGGPSAMAGSYSNQRYNIGNPQPTSTPTLNKLLTSPSSTRGYPNYPSSDYSSQEGASKGPADMGSSGQYGGSNPGWQQRSHHSSPMSPGSAGQPLARNQPPGPMDPMGKMRGQPQPYGAGSPYNQQSQQGPPTGPQPGPGYPGQGYGPPGPQRYPVGMPARTPGGMGGMPYGQQMGSYGQQGPGGYGSQGQAPYYNQPGQGPHPSQQQTPYSQPTPGQPGGQSPYPGQPHPPPTSAPHTQGGPPYQQPHMPPQSQGPLPGPSQGPPQSQPPYSQASAPQSSQSPYAQQQGPPNQTPQQPSSQVTPGSQGQSSYPGSTQGPQQSPSQQQQAQSHPQQPSGHSQHPQAQPTAYPQNAQQQQQAQQSPYQRFPPPQQPDVSQDSFQSSVPPSTQPKSGPEDGQGRPSSLPDLSGSIDDLPTGTEGALSPGTSGVSSSQGEQSNPAQSPFSPHTSPHLPGIRGPSPSPAGSPASASTPRTGPLSPANMPGTQMPPRPSSVHSDGSLHPAMSQSPMAQDRGFMQRNSQMPPYGSPQSASALSPRQSSGGQMHPGMAPYQQNNSMGGYGQQGGQYGPQGYPRQPGYGNMPNANYPGQGMGSMNPMAGQGGGPPYAGMPPGRMPPNQMGARPYGPNMGPNMGPSMGPNMPPNMGNMPGSGMCPPPGMNRKPQDPTAMQHAATNSMHNRMPGYPNISQGMMGSGPPYGPPMNSMSGMMNTPGGAPYPMGPNMANNTSGMAASPEINNKMNNKVDGSGTPKPDSKSKKSNSSTTTSENITRLYELGPEPDRKMWVDRYLAFIEEKAMGMSNLPAVGRKPLDLFRLYMSVKEIGGMTQVNKSKKWRDLATTLNVGTSSSAASSLKKQYIQCLYAFECKIERGEDPPPEIFSDNKKNQAAKVQPPSPASLCSTAGSGSLQGPQTPQSTSSSMAEGGDLKPPTPASTPHTQMPPMPPGSRSSVNLQDPFSDGSDPAFPRKNMTPNSTYQSGMNTPDMQGRMGPYEPNKDPFSNMRKGGSIFLPANQGPNSVVGDQQQQQQRHNSSLHSTEDRLGPWHNAIGPESSILMDQANDRREGLGFNKNVFIGAGMGPEGNMGSGAPQPNPMMPANTDXGMYSPNRFPPQQPRHDSYGNXYPGQGTPPTGSYPNQQPGMYHNSTKSYKRPVEGGYPPSKRHETEYSGPFPGGQQAPQQQQQGGAXAPSSGQQESYNQYGGSGPYPAXPSSTWPGNQFPFPFGRDGMQGADRTPNTQPNMXPQMMQSGPDGPQGGMWQGPRDINYQSYPNRQGGPAGPPXGPGYPGMNRSEDMMXQRQAPLNHEGQWGGQXGPRQPTLWSAGPGQPXPRSVQSNYQPPQGXQNHIPQVSSPASMPRPMESRTSPSKSPYMHGVMKMHKAGPPVPASHIVPPPVQSPLIRRDMPFXPGSIEATHPVLKPRRRLTVKDIGTPEAWRVMMSLKSGLLAESTWALDTINILLYDDNSISTFDLNTLPGLLELVVELFRRCLIEIFGILREYEGGDPGQRTLLDPDALKQVLDSMEEEEPRVXDMEQEEEEDEDKETRETDGAAHVKEEDNQVQCSQGQADKLDERQSKGMSSEQSGSLLSLSAHERPKQASKFDKFPLRVVRKKDPFVAAQSNNHGKVQEFDSGLLHWSAGGGDSTEHIQTHFEPCRDFLEPRQRIPMPPILLRRRVFEEEVCENGLPTEEEKRKQEDEEERQQQTSLSAKLTVSEKVITTVCSEDDGKTDAETNTVENVSKSHQENNKPILPPGSILTQQAKLPGTILEDEPHSKDEGPLIALADWQDSLARRCICVSNIVRSLSFVPGNDHEMSKHPGLLLILGRLILLHHRHPERKQAPLTYEKDEDSDEGVGQRDEWWWDCLELLRENTLVTLANISGQLDLSIYPESICLPLLDGLLHWAVCPSAEAQDPFPTLGPHSALSPQRLVLETLSKLSIQDNNVDLILATPPFGRLEKLYGNLVRLIGDRKVAVCREMAVVLLANLAQGDTMAARAIAVQKGSVGNLLGFLEDSLAATQLQQSQSSLLHLQGMHFEPTSPDMMRRAARALHALAKVEENHSEFTLHESRLLDLSVSPLMNSLVSHVICDVLFLIGQS